A DNA window from Mycobacterium sp. IDR2000157661 contains the following coding sequences:
- a CDS encoding molybdopterin-dependent oxidoreductase, giving the protein MITTALRICPLCEATCGLTLTLDDGRVTGARGDKDDVFSHGFICPKGASFAELDNDPDRLTRPLVRRDGELTEATWEEAFAAVADGLGGVIAEHGGASVGVYLGNPNAHTVAGGLYTPVVVKALGTRQVYSASTLDQMPKHVALGFLFGNPVAFTVPDLDRTDYLVVIGANPLVSNGSVTTAADFPGKLRALRKRGGRLVVIDPARTRTAEVADRHLTPRPGTDAALLLGVVHVLFDEDLVDLGAVAGLVDGVEAVRALAADFTPDAVATHCDVPADDIRTLAREIAAAPSAAVYGRIGTSTVEFGTLGSWLVDVVNILTGNLDRPGGAMFPCSPIAAAPRPPKPGRGFLTGRWHSRVSGYPEALSEFPAAALAEEIETPGDGQIKAILTIAGNPVLSAPDGDRLDRALAGGFIDFMLSIDPYLNETTRHADVILPPPPPSRSAHFDVALNSLAVRNNARYSPPVLPLSGRPDETEILSRIALLLYGIGVDGDPALVDEQVIATTLAKETADPGSPVAGRSVDELTAMLPDGPGYERRLDMMLRLGAYGDAFGAKPGGLTLDALKAAPHGIDLGPLQPRLAEVLRTPTGRVELAPAPLLADAARLRDSLGTRTDGFMLIGRRHLRSNNSWMHNVPALAGGSNRCTLRIHPDDAADLGLTDTAVVKGPGGELLAPIELAPGMRRGVVSLPHGWGHDRDGTGQRLAAGQPGVNVNQLNDGNSLDPLSGTAVLNGIPVDIAPAG; this is encoded by the coding sequence ATGATCACCACAGCCCTGCGGATCTGCCCACTGTGCGAGGCCACCTGCGGCCTGACGCTGACCCTGGACGACGGCCGGGTGACGGGCGCCCGCGGCGACAAGGACGACGTGTTCAGCCACGGCTTCATCTGCCCCAAGGGCGCCAGCTTCGCCGAACTCGACAACGACCCGGACCGGTTGACCCGACCGCTGGTCCGGCGCGACGGCGAGCTCACCGAGGCGACATGGGAGGAGGCGTTCGCCGCCGTGGCCGACGGGCTCGGCGGCGTGATCGCCGAACACGGCGGGGCGTCGGTGGGGGTCTACCTCGGCAACCCGAACGCACACACCGTCGCGGGTGGGCTGTACACGCCCGTCGTGGTGAAGGCGCTCGGCACCCGGCAGGTCTACTCGGCGAGCACGCTGGACCAGATGCCCAAGCACGTCGCGCTGGGCTTCCTGTTCGGCAACCCGGTGGCGTTCACAGTGCCGGACCTCGACCGCACCGACTACCTCGTCGTCATCGGCGCGAACCCGCTGGTGTCCAACGGCAGCGTGACCACCGCCGCCGACTTCCCGGGCAAGTTGCGCGCACTGCGCAAGCGCGGCGGGCGCCTCGTCGTCATCGACCCCGCCCGCACCCGCACCGCCGAGGTCGCCGACCGTCACCTCACGCCGCGCCCGGGCACCGATGCCGCTCTGCTGCTGGGCGTCGTGCATGTCCTCTTCGACGAGGACCTCGTCGACCTGGGTGCGGTGGCCGGCCTCGTCGACGGTGTCGAGGCGGTCCGCGCGCTGGCGGCCGACTTCACACCCGACGCCGTCGCTACCCACTGCGACGTGCCCGCCGACGACATCCGCACCTTGGCTCGCGAGATCGCGGCAGCGCCGTCGGCGGCCGTCTATGGCCGAATCGGCACCTCGACAGTCGAATTCGGCACGCTGGGCAGTTGGCTCGTCGACGTGGTGAACATACTGACCGGCAACCTCGACCGTCCCGGCGGCGCGATGTTCCCGTGTTCGCCGATCGCGGCGGCGCCACGGCCGCCGAAACCGGGTCGCGGCTTTCTGACCGGCCGCTGGCACAGTCGCGTGTCGGGATATCCCGAAGCGCTGTCGGAGTTTCCGGCCGCGGCGCTGGCCGAGGAGATCGAGACCCCCGGCGACGGGCAGATCAAGGCGATTCTGACCATCGCCGGCAATCCGGTGCTGTCCGCGCCGGACGGCGACCGCCTCGACCGGGCCCTGGCGGGCGGATTCATCGACTTCATGCTTTCCATCGATCCGTACCTCAACGAGACCACCCGCCACGCCGACGTCATCCTGCCGCCGCCACCGCCGTCGCGTAGCGCGCACTTCGACGTCGCGCTCAACAGCCTGGCGGTGCGCAACAACGCGCGTTACTCGCCGCCGGTGTTGCCGCTTTCCGGCCGCCCCGACGAGACCGAGATCCTGTCGCGAATCGCGTTGCTGCTCTACGGAATCGGCGTGGACGGCGACCCGGCTCTGGTCGACGAGCAGGTCATCGCGACCACGCTGGCCAAGGAGACCGCCGATCCGGGCTCACCCGTAGCCGGGCGCTCCGTCGACGAACTGACCGCGATGCTGCCCGACGGCCCGGGCTACGAACGGCGCCTTGACATGATGCTGCGCCTCGGTGCCTATGGCGATGCGTTCGGTGCGAAGCCCGGCGGCTTGACCCTGGACGCACTCAAGGCCGCGCCGCACGGCATCGACCTCGGGCCGCTGCAGCCGCGTCTCGCCGAGGTGCTGCGAACCCCAACGGGCCGAGTGGAACTGGCGCCCGCGCCGCTACTCGCCGACGCCGCGCGGCTACGCGACTCCCTGGGGACTCGCACCGACGGCTTCATGCTGATCGGGCGGCGCCACCTTCGGTCCAACAACAGCTGGATGCACAACGTACCCGCGCTGGCCGGCGGCTCGAACCGGTGCACGTTGCGGATCCACCCGGATGACGCCGCCGACCTCGGCCTCACCGACACCGCGGTGGTCAAGGGGCCGGGCGGTGAACTGTTGGCGCCGATCGAACTCGCACCGGGAATGCGCCGGGGCGTGGTCTCGCTGCCGCACGGCTGGGGGCACGACCGTGACGGCACGGGTCAGCGGCTTGCGGCCGGTCAACCCGGGGTGAACGTCAATCAGCTCAACGACGGCAACAGCCTGGATCCGTTGTCGGGCACCGCGGTGCTCAACGGGATTCCGGTCGACATCGCCCCTGCGGGCTGA
- a CDS encoding SIMPL domain-containing protein, producing MPIPARSKTPTHLLVLAAAGTTLALAGCDAASGPAPAADTEVRQVTVLGSGEVQGVPDTLNVTASIEFTAQDVTGAMNQTSERQQAVIDTLVDAGVDRQDISTTEVSLQPQFSGAADNPQQIIGYRAINSIDVKIRQIDAASQALALIVSSGGDATRINSVNYSIDDNSQLLRDARSRAYNDAKERADQYAELSGLELGKVVSISEAQGPTPPTPLPSPRGAEMSAVPLEPGQQTVEFTVTVVWELA from the coding sequence ATGCCGATTCCAGCCCGGTCGAAGACACCGACCCATCTCCTCGTTCTCGCCGCGGCGGGGACGACGCTCGCGCTAGCGGGCTGCGACGCGGCGTCCGGTCCGGCGCCGGCGGCCGACACCGAGGTGCGCCAGGTGACCGTGCTGGGGTCCGGCGAGGTGCAGGGCGTGCCGGACACCCTCAACGTCACCGCGTCGATCGAGTTCACCGCCCAGGACGTCACCGGCGCGATGAACCAGACCAGCGAGCGCCAGCAGGCGGTGATCGACACCCTGGTCGACGCGGGCGTCGACCGCCAGGACATCAGCACCACCGAGGTCAGCCTGCAGCCGCAGTTCTCCGGGGCCGCCGACAATCCGCAGCAGATCATCGGATACCGCGCGATTAACTCGATCGACGTCAAGATCCGTCAGATCGACGCGGCGTCGCAGGCGCTGGCGCTGATCGTCAGCAGCGGCGGCGACGCGACCCGGATCAACTCGGTCAACTACTCGATCGACGACAACTCTCAACTGTTGCGCGATGCGCGCAGCCGCGCCTACAACGACGCGAAGGAACGTGCCGACCAGTACGCGGAGCTGTCCGGTTTGGAGCTCGGCAAGGTCGTCTCGATCTCCGAGGCGCAAGGTCCGACGCCGCCGACTCCGCTGCCCAGCCCCCGCGGTGCCGAGATGTCGGCGGTGCCGCTCGAACCCGGCCAGCAGACCGTCGAATTCACGGTGACCGTCGTGTGGGAGCTGGCCTGA
- a CDS encoding alpha/beta fold hydrolase — protein MRTPTERFVETNGIRLRVLEAGDRGAPLVVLAHGFPELAYTWRHQIPALAEAGFHVLAPDQRGYGASSKPHAVDAYTMVELSADIVGLLDEAGAARAAVVGHDFGGVVAWTAPLLYPDRFAAVAGLSVPPVPRPRVPTTEAFRRIFGDNFFYILYFQEPGPADAELNRDPAVTMRKLFGSLTPADQAAAVRMTHPGPEGFLERLPDPGVLPDWISGDEFDRYVAEFARNGFTAPLNWYRCFDRNWELTAPSPSGRPAATIDVPSLFIGGANDPTLAYTPRHRVHEVVTGEYREVMIDGAGHWLPEERPAEVNAELLKFLADVEFVGTAAPA, from the coding sequence GTGCGCACACCGACGGAACGGTTCGTCGAGACGAACGGCATCCGGTTGCGGGTTCTGGAAGCCGGTGACCGGGGCGCGCCGCTGGTGGTGCTGGCGCACGGCTTCCCCGAACTCGCGTACACCTGGCGGCATCAGATCCCGGCGCTGGCCGAGGCGGGCTTCCACGTGCTGGCGCCCGACCAGCGCGGCTATGGCGCCTCGTCCAAGCCGCACGCCGTCGACGCCTACACCATGGTCGAGTTGAGCGCCGACATCGTCGGCCTGCTCGACGAGGCCGGCGCCGCCCGTGCGGCGGTCGTCGGTCACGACTTCGGCGGCGTGGTGGCGTGGACGGCGCCGCTGCTGTATCCGGACCGGTTCGCCGCGGTGGCGGGGTTGAGCGTGCCGCCGGTGCCGCGCCCGCGGGTGCCGACGACAGAGGCGTTCCGCCGCATATTCGGCGACAACTTCTTCTACATCCTCTACTTCCAGGAGCCGGGGCCCGCCGACGCGGAGCTGAACCGGGACCCGGCCGTCACGATGCGCAAGCTGTTCGGCTCGCTGACTCCGGCTGACCAGGCCGCGGCGGTGCGGATGACGCACCCGGGTCCGGAGGGCTTCCTGGAGCGCCTGCCGGATCCGGGCGTGTTGCCGGACTGGATCAGCGGCGACGAATTCGACCGCTACGTCGCGGAGTTCGCCCGCAACGGGTTCACCGCGCCGCTGAACTGGTACCGCTGCTTCGACCGCAACTGGGAACTGACGGCGCCGAGCCCGTCGGGTCGGCCCGCCGCCACGATCGATGTGCCGTCACTGTTCATCGGCGGCGCCAACGACCCGACGCTGGCCTACACGCCGCGGCACCGGGTCCACGAGGTGGTCACCGGCGAGTACCGCGAGGTCATGATCGACGGCGCCGGGCACTGGCTGCCCGAGGAGCGGCCCGCCGAAGTGAACGCCGAACTGCTGAAGTTCCTTGCCGACGTCGAGTTCGTCGGTACCGCCGCCCCCGCGTGA
- the ftsH gene encoding ATP-dependent zinc metalloprotease FtsH, producing the protein MNRKNVIRTLTVIAVVLLLGWSFYYFSDDTRGYKPVDTTVAIAQIDRANVDEAQIDDREQQLRLDLKNEAEGSDKIITKYPTGYGATLFEALQAKNVPTNTVVNQGSMFGSLLIYMLPLLLLVGLFVMFSRMQSGGRMGFGFGKSKAKQLSKDMPKTTFADVAGVDEAVEELYEIKDFLQNPTRYQALGAKIPKGVLLYGPPGTGKTLLARAVAGEAGVPFFTISGSDFVEMFVGVGASRVRDMFEQAKQNSPCIIFVDEIDAVGRQRGAGMGGGHDEREQTLNQLLVEMDGFGDRQGVILIAATNRPDILDPALLRPGRFDRQIPVTSPDMAGRRAVLRVHSQGKPMAPDADLDGLAKRTVGMSGADLANVVNEAALLTARENGTVITGPALEEAVDRVVGGPRRKSRIISEQEKKITAYHEGGHTLAAWAMPDIEPIYKVTILARGRTGGHAVAVPEDDKGLMTRSEMIARLVFAMGGRAAEELVFREPTTGAVSDIEQATKIARAMVTEYGMSSKLGAVRYGTEHGDPFLGRTMGTQPDYSHEVAQIIDDEIRKLIEAAHTEAWEILTEYRDVLDTLAGELLEKETLHRVELEAIFGDVKKRPRLTMFDDFGGRVPSDKPPIKTPGELAIERGEEWPRPVPEPAFKAAIAAAAKEAEDNQVADGHKNGANGSNGSGANGAPGPTQPDYGAPAGWHAPGWPPQHQQQPPQPQHQPRHQQPPGYWYPPSDVAAGAAPPHPGWHNPSVPGASPYQPYQPYPHPGRPQEGGQNPSEDRGQDNTRQNG; encoded by the coding sequence ATGAACCGGAAAAACGTTATCCGCACGCTCACCGTGATCGCGGTTGTGCTGCTGCTGGGCTGGTCGTTCTATTACTTCAGTGACGACACCCGCGGGTACAAGCCCGTCGACACCACGGTGGCGATCGCCCAGATCGACCGGGCCAACGTCGACGAGGCGCAGATCGACGACCGGGAACAGCAGCTGCGGCTCGACCTGAAGAACGAGGCCGAGGGCAGCGACAAGATCATCACCAAGTACCCGACGGGGTACGGGGCGACGCTGTTCGAGGCGCTGCAGGCCAAGAACGTTCCGACCAACACCGTGGTCAACCAGGGCAGCATGTTCGGCTCGCTGTTGATCTACATGCTGCCGCTACTGTTGCTGGTCGGCTTGTTCGTGATGTTCTCGCGGATGCAGTCCGGTGGCCGGATGGGCTTCGGCTTCGGCAAGTCGAAGGCCAAGCAGCTGTCCAAGGACATGCCCAAGACCACCTTCGCCGACGTCGCGGGGGTCGACGAGGCGGTCGAGGAACTCTACGAGATCAAGGACTTCCTGCAGAACCCGACGCGGTATCAGGCGCTGGGCGCCAAGATCCCCAAGGGCGTGCTGCTCTACGGCCCGCCCGGCACCGGCAAGACGCTGCTGGCCCGTGCCGTCGCGGGCGAGGCCGGTGTCCCGTTCTTCACGATCTCCGGCTCGGATTTCGTCGAGATGTTCGTCGGTGTCGGCGCCTCGCGCGTGCGCGACATGTTCGAGCAGGCCAAACAGAACAGTCCCTGCATCATCTTCGTCGACGAGATCGACGCGGTGGGCCGCCAGCGCGGTGCAGGCATGGGCGGTGGCCACGACGAGCGCGAACAGACGCTGAACCAGCTGTTGGTCGAGATGGACGGGTTCGGCGACCGGCAGGGCGTCATCTTGATCGCCGCCACCAACCGGCCCGACATATTGGACCCGGCCCTGCTGCGTCCCGGCCGCTTCGACCGCCAGATCCCGGTCACCAGCCCCGACATGGCCGGTCGCCGCGCGGTGCTCAGGGTGCACTCGCAGGGCAAGCCCATGGCGCCCGACGCCGACCTCGACGGGCTGGCCAAGCGCACCGTGGGCATGTCGGGAGCCGACCTGGCCAACGTCGTCAACGAGGCCGCACTGCTGACCGCGCGGGAGAACGGCACGGTCATCACCGGGCCTGCGCTGGAGGAGGCCGTCGACCGCGTCGTCGGGGGGCCCCGCCGCAAGAGCCGCATCATCAGCGAGCAGGAAAAGAAGATCACCGCCTACCACGAGGGCGGTCACACCCTGGCGGCGTGGGCGATGCCCGACATCGAGCCGATCTACAAGGTGACGATCCTGGCCCGCGGACGCACCGGCGGCCATGCCGTCGCCGTCCCCGAGGACGACAAGGGCCTCATGACCCGCTCCGAGATGATCGCCCGGCTGGTGTTCGCGATGGGCGGGCGCGCGGCAGAGGAGTTGGTGTTCCGCGAGCCGACCACCGGCGCGGTGTCCGACATCGAGCAGGCCACCAAGATCGCCAGGGCGATGGTGACCGAGTACGGCATGAGCTCCAAGCTCGGCGCGGTGCGCTACGGCACCGAGCACGGCGACCCGTTCCTCGGTCGCACCATGGGTACTCAGCCCGACTACAGCCACGAGGTCGCGCAGATCATCGACGACGAGATCCGCAAGCTCATCGAGGCGGCCCACACCGAGGCGTGGGAGATCCTCACCGAGTACCGCGACGTGCTCGACACGCTGGCCGGCGAGCTGTTGGAGAAGGAGACGCTGCACCGGGTCGAACTCGAGGCGATCTTCGGTGACGTCAAGAAGCGGCCGCGGCTGACCATGTTCGACGACTTCGGTGGCCGCGTGCCGTCGGACAAGCCGCCGATCAAGACGCCCGGCGAGCTGGCCATCGAGCGCGGCGAGGAATGGCCGAGGCCGGTGCCCGAGCCGGCATTCAAGGCCGCGATCGCCGCGGCCGCCAAGGAGGCCGAGGACAACCAGGTGGCCGACGGGCACAAGAACGGCGCCAACGGTTCGAACGGTTCGGGCGCCAACGGGGCGCCCGGCCCCACCCAGCCCGACTACGGCGCGCCCGCCGGCTGGCACGCCCCCGGCTGGCCGCCGCAGCACCAGCAGCAGCCACCGCAGCCACAGCACCAGCCCCGGCATCAGCAGCCACCGGGCTACTGGTATCCGCCGTCTGATGTCGCCGCCGGGGCGGCTCCGCCGCACCCGGGGTGGCACAACCCGAGCGTCCCGGGCGCCTCCCCGTACCAGCCCTACCAGCCCTACCCGCATCCTGGGCGTCCGCAGGAGGGCGGGCAGAATCCCAGCGAGGACCGGGGTCAGGACAACACCCGGCAGAACGGCTGA
- the folE gene encoding GTP cyclohydrolase I FolE, with translation MAQSQHNSAVFNPAKFDQPRAEAAVRELLIAVGEDPDRHGLEATPARVARAYKEVFAGLYTDPDSVLDTTFDEQHDELVLVKQIPMYSTCEHHLVSFHGVAHVGYIPGQDGRVTGLSKIARLVDLYAKRPQVQERLTAQVADALMRKLNPRGVIVVVEAEHLCMAMRGIRKPGAVTTTSAVRGQFKTDKASRAEALDLILR, from the coding sequence ATGGCGCAGTCCCAGCACAACTCTGCCGTTTTCAATCCGGCCAAGTTCGACCAGCCGCGTGCCGAGGCCGCGGTGCGCGAACTGCTGATCGCCGTCGGTGAGGATCCGGACCGGCACGGGCTCGAGGCCACCCCGGCCCGGGTCGCGCGGGCGTACAAAGAGGTGTTCGCCGGGCTCTACACCGATCCCGACTCGGTGCTCGACACCACGTTCGACGAACAGCACGACGAGCTGGTGCTGGTCAAGCAGATCCCGATGTACTCGACCTGTGAGCACCACCTGGTGTCGTTTCACGGCGTCGCCCACGTCGGCTACATCCCCGGTCAGGACGGCCGGGTGACCGGGCTGTCGAAGATCGCGCGCCTCGTCGACCTCTATGCCAAGCGCCCGCAGGTACAGGAACGGCTGACCGCGCAGGTCGCCGACGCACTGATGCGCAAGCTCAATCCGCGCGGGGTGATCGTCGTGGTAGAAGCCGAGCATCTGTGCATGGCGATGCGGGGGATCCGCAAGCCGGGAGCGGTGACCACGACCTCGGCCGTCCGCGGTCAGTTCAAGACCGACAAGGCATCGAGGGCCGAGGCACTGGATCTCATCCTGCGCTAG
- the folP gene encoding dihydropteroate synthase — MGVVNVTDDSFSDGGQFLDRDRAVEHGLRLVSDGAAIVDVGGESTRPGATRIESKVEMSRVLPVIEMLAQQGVTVSVDTMHADVARAALDHGAHIVNDVSGGRADPAMAPLLAEANVPWVLMHWRSVGADRPHEVPDYGDVVTDVRTELLAAVDAAVAAGVDPANLVIDPGLGFAKTDRHNWALLRALPEFVATGIPVLVGASRKRFLGTLLADADGRPRSPDGRETATAVISALAALHGVWGVRVHDVRASVDALKVQQAWAAGGPEPRDRGTAGD, encoded by the coding sequence ATGGGGGTCGTCAACGTCACCGACGACTCCTTCTCCGACGGCGGACAGTTCCTCGACCGCGACCGCGCCGTCGAACACGGTCTGCGGCTGGTGTCCGACGGCGCGGCGATCGTCGATGTCGGCGGGGAGTCCACCCGTCCCGGCGCCACCCGCATCGAGTCCAAGGTCGAGATGTCGCGCGTACTGCCGGTCATCGAAATGCTCGCCCAACAAGGGGTGACGGTCAGCGTCGACACCATGCATGCCGATGTGGCGCGGGCGGCCCTGGATCACGGTGCCCACATCGTCAACGACGTGTCCGGCGGCCGCGCCGATCCCGCGATGGCCCCGTTGCTCGCCGAGGCGAACGTGCCATGGGTGCTCATGCACTGGCGCTCGGTCGGTGCCGACCGCCCGCATGAGGTGCCCGACTACGGCGATGTGGTGACCGACGTGCGCACCGAACTGCTCGCGGCCGTCGACGCCGCGGTGGCCGCCGGTGTCGACCCGGCCAACCTGGTCATCGACCCCGGGCTGGGTTTCGCCAAGACCGACCGACACAACTGGGCGCTGCTGCGGGCGCTGCCCGAGTTCGTGGCGACCGGGATCCCCGTGCTCGTCGGAGCGTCGCGCAAGCGCTTCCTCGGAACGCTGTTGGCCGACGCCGACGGCCGGCCCCGGTCGCCGGACGGCCGTGAGACCGCGACGGCGGTGATCTCGGCGCTGGCAGCACTCCACGGCGTCTGGGGAGTGCGGGTGCATGATGTGCGCGCGTCGGTCGACGCGCTGAAGGTGCAGCAGGCGTGGGCCGCAGGCGGACCAGAGCCACGGGACCGGGGGACAGCCGGTGACTGA
- the folB gene encoding dihydroneopterin aldolase, with the protein MTDRIELRGLTVRGHHGVFEHERRDGQDFVVDITVWIDLAAAATSDDLADTMDYGALAKRAADIVAGPPRDLIETVAAEIAEGVMTDERVHAVEVVLHKPSAPIPLTFTDVAVVARRSRRGGGGR; encoded by the coding sequence GTGACTGACCGAATCGAGTTGCGCGGCTTGACTGTTCGAGGTCACCACGGGGTGTTCGAGCATGAGCGTCGCGATGGCCAGGACTTCGTGGTCGACATCACCGTCTGGATCGACCTCGCAGCCGCGGCGACCAGCGACGACCTCGCCGACACGATGGACTACGGCGCGCTGGCGAAGCGGGCCGCCGACATCGTCGCCGGACCGCCCCGCGACCTGATCGAGACGGTGGCCGCCGAGATCGCCGAAGGCGTCATGACCGACGAGCGGGTGCACGCCGTCGAGGTCGTGCTGCACAAGCCGTCGGCGCCCATCCCGCTGACGTTCACCGATGTCGCGGTGGTGGCGCGACGGTCGCGTCGGGGCGGAGGTGGTCGATGA
- the folK gene encoding 2-amino-4-hydroxy-6-hydroxymethyldihydropteridine diphosphokinase, whose protein sequence is MRVVLSIGSNLGDRLSLLRSVVDGLAADLRAVSPVYETAPWGGVEQDAFLNAVVIAEDPVLDGYGWLRRAQGFEQAAERVRAERWGPRTLDVDIVSCRDGDREVSSADPELTLPHPRAHERAFVLVPWLAVEPDAALTVAGEQRRVEDLLAALDPAERDGVRRTDLALH, encoded by the coding sequence ATGAGGGTCGTGCTGTCCATCGGGTCGAACCTCGGTGACCGACTCTCGCTGCTGCGGTCGGTGGTCGACGGACTCGCGGCCGACCTGCGCGCTGTGTCGCCGGTCTACGAGACCGCGCCGTGGGGCGGCGTCGAGCAGGACGCGTTCCTCAACGCGGTGGTGATCGCCGAGGACCCGGTGCTCGACGGCTACGGCTGGTTGCGGCGGGCCCAGGGCTTCGAGCAGGCCGCCGAGCGGGTGCGCGCCGAACGTTGGGGGCCGCGCACGCTCGACGTCGACATCGTGAGCTGCCGCGACGGCGATCGCGAGGTGTCGTCGGCGGACCCCGAGCTGACGTTGCCGCATCCGCGGGCGCACGAGCGCGCGTTCGTGCTGGTGCCCTGGCTCGCGGTGGAGCCCGACGCGGCGCTGACCGTCGCCGGCGAGCAGCGCCGCGTGGAGGACCTGCTCGCCGCGCTCGACCCGGCCGAGCGCGACGGTGTCCGGCGCACCGACCTGGCGCTGCACTGA
- a CDS encoding DUF3180 domain-containing protein: protein MGPTRKRDLAVAVVLTAVVSYLLVQLLYRWFPPITAWTGLSLLAVAIAEAVWAFYVRAKINDGEIGAGPGWLHPLAVARSVLIAKASAWVGALVLGWWSAVLVYLVPRRSTLRVAAEDTAGAAVAAGCALALLVAALWLQHCCKSPGDTHNHTDDPAE, encoded by the coding sequence ATGGGCCCGACACGCAAGCGCGACCTGGCCGTCGCGGTGGTGCTCACCGCGGTGGTCAGCTACCTGCTCGTGCAGCTGCTGTACCGGTGGTTCCCGCCGATCACCGCGTGGACCGGGTTGTCGCTGCTCGCGGTGGCCATCGCCGAGGCGGTGTGGGCGTTCTACGTCCGCGCGAAGATCAACGACGGTGAGATCGGTGCCGGGCCGGGATGGCTGCATCCGCTCGCGGTGGCGAGATCGGTTCTGATCGCGAAGGCGTCGGCGTGGGTCGGGGCCCTGGTGCTGGGTTGGTGGTCGGCGGTCCTGGTCTACCTGGTGCCGCGCCGTTCGACTTTGCGCGTGGCCGCCGAGGACACCGCCGGTGCCGCCGTGGCGGCAGGGTGCGCGCTGGCTCTCCTGGTTGCCGCGCTCTGGTTGCAGCATTGCTGCAAGTCTCCAGGCGACACGCACAACCACACTGACGATCCCGCTGAATAG
- a CDS encoding DUF6779 domain-containing protein: MTEPTRSARPRRGGRRPGWVLLTALLVLAIAASSALVFTNRVELLKLAVILALWAAVVAAFVSVIYRRQSDVDQAKVRDLKLVYDLQLDREISARREYELSLEAQLRRELASEIRAQAADEVAGLRAELAALRANLEMLFDADLGHRPAIENERRTVRAYSDWARDPETTGRVSSTRIDAEYRGDADVRTEESPIIDVPAEPHRPEYEWTPPPPPPPPAEPHGGAHRRPSDVERETRRHDADEPSPWSPPPVQPPPPQQQPLPPPPPRPEPAPEPAPVAQGDWQPAPAEGQWIPAGTPGSNWTAPAGNGSADEYVGRRRAPEADARPPEAPPTAAAPPPEPRRGRHSAAADTADGADARPGTPPTPAAEPTRPSPRPEGQPTETEGRRHRSADDTDTAGQSVADLLARLQATPSPGGRRRRREE, from the coding sequence ATGACCGAACCGACCCGCAGCGCCCGGCCCCGCCGCGGCGGCCGTCGGCCGGGTTGGGTCCTGCTGACCGCGTTGCTGGTGCTCGCCATCGCGGCCAGCTCCGCGCTCGTGTTCACCAACCGGGTGGAGCTGCTCAAGCTCGCCGTCATCCTCGCGTTGTGGGCCGCCGTCGTCGCGGCCTTCGTGTCGGTCATCTACCGCAGGCAGAGCGACGTCGATCAGGCCAAGGTGCGCGACCTCAAGCTGGTCTACGACCTTCAGCTGGACCGGGAGATCTCGGCGCGCAGGGAGTACGAGCTGTCCCTGGAGGCGCAGTTGCGACGCGAGCTGGCTTCGGAGATACGGGCTCAGGCCGCCGACGAGGTGGCCGGTCTGCGGGCCGAACTGGCCGCGCTACGCGCCAACCTGGAGATGCTGTTCGATGCCGACCTGGGGCACCGCCCCGCGATAGAGAACGAGCGCAGGACCGTGCGGGCCTACAGCGACTGGGCGCGCGACCCCGAGACCACCGGCCGGGTGAGCAGCACCCGGATCGACGCCGAGTACCGCGGCGACGCCGATGTCCGGACCGAGGAGAGTCCGATCATCGACGTGCCTGCCGAACCGCATCGACCCGAGTACGAGTGGACGCCGCCACCCCCACCGCCACCACCGGCCGAACCGCATGGCGGCGCTCACCGCCGCCCGTCGGACGTGGAGCGCGAAACCCGGCGACACGACGCCGACGAGCCATCGCCGTGGTCACCCCCACCGGTCCAGCCGCCGCCGCCTCAACAACAGCCACTACCCCCGCCACCTCCGCGGCCCGAGCCTGCGCCGGAGCCGGCGCCCGTCGCGCAGGGCGATTGGCAGCCCGCGCCCGCTGAGGGGCAGTGGATTCCGGCGGGAACTCCCGGCAGCAACTGGACGGCGCCGGCGGGGAACGGCTCAGCCGACGAGTACGTCGGACGGCGGCGCGCTCCCGAAGCGGACGCTCGCCCGCCGGAGGCGCCGCCCACCGCGGCGGCACCGCCGCCGGAACCTCGTCGCGGCCGCCATTCGGCAGCCGCCGACACCGCCGACGGTGCCGACGCGCGACCCGGGACGCCGCCGACGCCGGCCGCCGAGCCGACGCGACCGTCGCCGCGTCCGGAGGGACAACCGACCGAGACCGAGGGTCGTCGGCACCGCAGCGCCGACGACACCGACACCGCCGGTCAGTCCGTCGCCGACCTGCTGGCGAGGCTGCAGGCCACCCCGAGCCCGGGTGGGCGTCGCCGCCGCCGCGAGGAGTGA